Part of the uncultured Cohaesibacter sp. genome is shown below.
TCTGCAGGAAGATGCCACAATGCCCGTAGCAGAAATCGGACGCAGGGTTGGATTGTCAACCACGCCGTGCTGGCGCCGCATTCAGAAAATGGAAGAGGAAGGCGTGATCACCGGTCGCGTTGTTCTGCTTGACCCCGAAAAGGTGAACACCAAGGTGACGGCCTTTGTCGCCGTGACCACCAATGAGCACTCCTCCGACTGGCTCAAACGCTTTGCTGACGTGATCAGGGACTTCCCGGAAGTGGTGGAATTCTATCGCATGGCCGGGCAGGTGGACTACCTGCTGCGGGTCGTTGTTCCAGATATCGATGCCTATGATACTTTCTACAAGAAACTCATCTCGCGCATCGAGGTTGGCGATATTTCAACGACCTTCGCGATGGAGCAGATCAAATACACCACAGCTCTGCCGCTCAACTATCTGCCAGACAAGGAAGCGCGGTGACGGTGGCAGAACCCAAACTGAGATTATGAGAACAGATAAGCCCGCAGCCATAATGGCGCGGGCTTATCTGTATCTGCTTGCTTTGGTCTACCAGCTATTTCCGGTCAAGCAGAGCGATGAGGGAAGATGTATCCCAACGATTGCCGCCCACCAGATGCGCCTTTGCGAAGCAAAGCCGAGCGCATTGCCAGAGATAGCATGGGCGGCAGCCGAGTTTTATGAGAACTATTTCCGGTCAAGCAGAGCGATGAGGGAAGATGTATCCCAACGATTGCCGCCCACCAGATGCGCCTTTGCGGAGCAAAGCCAAGCGCATCGCCAGAGATAGATGGGCAGCAGCCGAGTTTTATAAGAACTATTTCCTGTCGAGCAGGGCGATGAGGGAAGACGTATCCCAGCGATTGCCGCCCATAGCCTGAACCTGGCTATAGAACTGGTCGACTGTGGCGGTTACCGGCAGATGGGCGCCATTGCTGCGGGCCTCGTCAAGCACGATGGACAGATCCTTGCGCATCCAGTCAACGGCAAAGCCGAACTCGAATTCGCCCTTGGCCATGGTCGCTGCGCGGTTTTCCATCTGCCACGATCCGGCTGCTCCCTTGGAGATCACATCGATCACTGCGGCAACGTCTAGCCCGGCTTCCTTGGCGAAGTGAACGCCCTCAGACAGCGCCTGAACGAGGCCTGCGATGCAGATCTGGTTGACCATCTTGGTGAGCTGGCCTGAACCGGAAGGGCCCATCAGGCCGACCATACGGGCAAACGCTTCGATGACCGGCTTGGCCTTGCCGAAAACATCCTGATCGCCACCGCACATCACGGTGAGCACGCCGTTTTCCGCGCCAGCCTGACCGCCGGAAACAGGAGCATCGATGAAACCGACGTCCTGAGCCTTGGCCACTTCATAAAGCTCGCGGGCAACCTTGGCGCTGGCCGTCGTGTTGTCGATGAAAATGGCGCCTTCCTTCATGGTGGTAAGGGCTCCGTCTTCGCCGATGGTCACTTCGCGCAAATCATCGTCGTTGCCGACGCAGCAAAACACAAAATCGGCACCGTCTGCCGCGGCTGCTGGCGTCAGGGCCATGGCGCCACCATGCTCGGCGACCCACTTTTCCGCCTTGGCAGCAGTACGGTTATAGACAGTGACCTCGTGTCCTCCCTTGTGCATCAGGTGAGCGGCCATTGGGTAGCCCATGACACCGAGACCGAGAAATGTAACTTTGGCCATATCAAATACCTCATATCGCTAGAGCGGAACGCTGGGTTCCCGAAAACAAAGAGGGCGGCCCGATAAGCCGCCCTTCATGAATTTGTAAAATCTCAGCCGGCGATCTTTGAAAAATCGGCCACTGTCAGGGTGGTGGCACGGATCTGGTTTAGCATCTTCAGCCGGTTTTCGCGAACATCCGGACGCTCGTCATTGACCAGAACCTTCTCGAAGAAAGCATCCACCGGCGCTCGCAACGTGGCAAGCGCCGACATGGCGGCTTCAAAATTCTCGGCCGACACAGCTTCCTCGGCGGCCACTCGTGCCGTTTCGATGGCGGCGGCGAGGGCAACTTCCTCAGGCTCATGCAGATGGGCGCCCTCTACGAGGCCTTCAAAGCTGGCGTCAGACTTTTTCTCTTCGGCGCGCAGGATGTTGGCGGCTCGGCGATAACCTGCGAGCAGGTTGGCCCCGTCATCGCTGGCAAGGAACGAACCCAGTGCCTCGACGCGCTTGGAAATCATCACGATATCGTCCTGTCCGCCAAGGGCGAACACGGCATCGAGCAGATCGTGGCGGGCGCCCTTGTCCTTGAGATAGACGCTGAGGCGGTCGACGAAGAAGGACAACAGGTCATCGCCCTGGGCAAAATCGGCGCGGGCCGTCTTGAAGCTGTCGAGCAGCGACAGGCGGATGCCGTTTTCTTCCAGAATGCGGATGACACCAAGAGCAGCACGGCGCAGCGCAAACGGGTCTTTGGAGCCGGTCGGTTTTTCGTCGATGGCCCAGAAGCCGGTCAGAAGGTCCAGCTTGTCTGCGAGAGCAACGGAAATGGATACCGGTTCTGTCGGAACTTCGTCGCTCGGGCCCTGCGGCTTGTAATGCATCTCGATGGCGTCGGCGACCTTGGGGTCCTCGTTCTGTGCCAGAGCATAGTAACGGCCCATCAGGCCCTGCAGTTCGGTAAATTCGAACACCATGTCGGTGACAAGGTCTGCTTTGGCAAGTTTTGCAGCACGCGCGGCGAGGGCCGCATCGGCACCAACCTTGGGCGCCAGTGCTTCAGACAGCGCCACCAGGCGGGCAACGCGCTGGCTCTGGGTGCCAAGCTTTTCATGGAACACCATGCTGTCGAGCTTGTAGAGGCGGGTTTCGAGGCCGGTCTTGAGGTCGGTTTCCCAGAAGAACTTGGCGTCGGACAGGCGGGCGCGCACGACCTTCTGGTTGCCGGCGACGATGGTTTTGCCATCATCGGGAGCAATCAGGTTGGACACCAGAACAAACTTGTTTGCCAGCTTGCCGGTCTTCGCGTCCTTCAACACGAAACATTTCTGGTTTTCGCGAATGGTGGTCTGAATCACTTCCTCTGGGATGGCAAGGAAGGCTTCCTCGAAGGACCCCATCAGGGCAACAGGCCATTCGACAAGGCCCGCGACCTCTTCAAGGAGGCCCATGTCTTCGATCAGCTCAAGCCCCTGCGCAAAGGCGAGGGTCTTGGCGTCGTTGAGAATGATCTCCTTGCGTTCGTCAAGGTCAAGGATCACCTTGCGAGCGCGCAGACCTGCTTCATAGTCATCAAAGCGTTTGACGGCAAAGCTTTCCTTGCCGTGGAAGCGATGGCCTTGCGTCTCGTTGCCACTGACGATGCCCTCGATAGAGAATGGCACGACTTCGGAGCCTTCGCCTTCCGTGGAAAGGGTGCAGACGATGGAATGCAGCGGACGAACCCAGCGCAGGGCGCCTTCACCGGCAACACCCCACTTCTGGCTTTTCGGCCATGGGAACTTGCGCACGACATCCGGAACGAGGTCTGCAATGATCTCTTCGGCCTTGCGACCCGGCTTGTTGATCACGGCAACGTAGAAATCGCCCTTTTTGGGGTCGGACTGAATGGTTGCTTCATCGATGGAGGAAAGTCCGGCGCTGCGCAAAAAGCCCTGCAGGGCCTGTTCCGGCACGCCGACGCGAGGGCCCTTGCGCTCTTCCGAAATATCGGGAGAGGAAGCCAAGAGGCCGGTGATCGAAAGCGTCAGGCGACGCGGGGTGGCAAAGGCGCGTGCACCCTCGTAGGTCAAACCGGCATCCACCAGACCCCCGGTGATCAGTTTTTTCAAATCTTCAGCGGCCCGGCGCTGCATGCGGGCCGGGATTTCTTCGGAAAATAGCTCAAGCAGAAGGTCTGGCATGGTCTTCTCGATTTACAACAGAAACAGGAATTGTCTTTGGGTTTTTGAACTAGCAAGCCGAGGCGGCTTTGTCACTGATAAAATGTCTGTTTGGGCAAAGTCAGCCATAAAGCGCACAAGCCAGTTCGGCTCTTCCTGCCTGAATTTGCCTGTAGCGGGAACGGCAGGGCAGGACGGAGGCTGCAAGGCCCAAGCGGAGCTGTTCTTCCTTGCCCGAGCCTGCCGTATCGATGTGCGTCAGCCGTTGTCGCGCCTCAGGTGTCGCGTCAGGCGCTGTTCGATGAGATCCCAAAGGCGGCGCAGGATTTCGACGCAGATCAGGTAGAAGATGGCTGCGTAGATATAGGCCTGAAAGTCATAGGTCTGAGAAAAGGCCCGGCGGGTTTCGCCCATCAGGTCATAGACCGAGATAATCGACACAACGGCGGAACCCTTGATCATCAGGATGAATTCGTTGCCATAGGGGCGCAGAGCAACAATCAGCGCCTGCGGCAGAATAATCTTGAAAAAGGTGACGAATTTCGGCAGTCCGAGACTTTGAGCCCCTTCAATCTGGCCCTTGGGCACGTTCATGATGGCTCCTCGCAGGATTTCCGCCTGATAGGCTGCGGTGTTCAGCGTGAAGGACAGCAGTGCAATCGACCAACTGTCGCGGAACAGCCACCACATGTTGATGTCCTGCCAGAAGTGGCGGAACTGGCCGAAGCCGTAGTAGAGCAGAAACAGCTGCGCCAGCAGAGGAGTGCCGCGGAAGAAATAGATATAGCCGAAGGCCATCCTGTTGAAGAGCTTGATCTTCGACATGCGGCCAAAGGCGATCGGCAGAGACAGGATACCCCCGAGCGCAACGGAC
Proteins encoded:
- a CDS encoding Lrp/AsnC family transcriptional regulator, which produces MLDRLDRRILQILQEDATMPVAEIGRRVGLSTTPCWRRIQKMEEEGVITGRVVLLDPEKVNTKVTAFVAVTTNEHSSDWLKRFADVIRDFPEVVEFYRMAGQVDYLLRVVVPDIDAYDTFYKKLISRIEVGDISTTFAMEQIKYTTALPLNYLPDKEAR
- a CDS encoding NAD(P)-dependent oxidoreductase is translated as MAKVTFLGLGVMGYPMAAHLMHKGGHEVTVYNRTAAKAEKWVAEHGGAMALTPAAAADGADFVFCCVGNDDDLREVTIGEDGALTTMKEGAIFIDNTTASAKVARELYEVAKAQDVGFIDAPVSGGQAGAENGVLTVMCGGDQDVFGKAKPVIEAFARMVGLMGPSGSGQLTKMVNQICIAGLVQALSEGVHFAKEAGLDVAAVIDVISKGAAGSWQMENRAATMAKGEFEFGFAVDWMRKDLSIVLDEARSNGAHLPVTATVDQFYSQVQAMGGNRWDTSSLIALLDRK
- the glyS gene encoding glycine--tRNA ligase subunit beta, producing the protein MPDLLLELFSEEIPARMQRRAAEDLKKLITGGLVDAGLTYEGARAFATPRRLTLSITGLLASSPDISEERKGPRVGVPEQALQGFLRSAGLSSIDEATIQSDPKKGDFYVAVINKPGRKAEEIIADLVPDVVRKFPWPKSQKWGVAGEGALRWVRPLHSIVCTLSTEGEGSEVVPFSIEGIVSGNETQGHRFHGKESFAVKRFDDYEAGLRARKVILDLDERKEIILNDAKTLAFAQGLELIEDMGLLEEVAGLVEWPVALMGSFEEAFLAIPEEVIQTTIRENQKCFVLKDAKTGKLANKFVLVSNLIAPDDGKTIVAGNQKVVRARLSDAKFFWETDLKTGLETRLYKLDSMVFHEKLGTQSQRVARLVALSEALAPKVGADAALAARAAKLAKADLVTDMVFEFTELQGLMGRYYALAQNEDPKVADAIEMHYKPQGPSDEVPTEPVSISVALADKLDLLTGFWAIDEKPTGSKDPFALRRAALGVIRILEENGIRLSLLDSFKTARADFAQGDDLLSFFVDRLSVYLKDKGARHDLLDAVFALGGQDDIVMISKRVEALGSFLASDDGANLLAGYRRAANILRAEEKKSDASFEGLVEGAHLHEPEEVALAAAIETARVAAEEAVSAENFEAAMSALATLRAPVDAFFEKVLVNDERPDVRENRLKMLNQIRATTLTVADFSKIAG
- a CDS encoding ABC transporter permease; this translates as MTIETSYVAKTLLESRPRPESMREKLLSGRKITGYVLLAIWAVFFLSIAVFLYVSYDPDYMSRYRPKYLYGFLTTIELVAMSVALGGILSLPIAFGRMSKIKLFNRMAFGYIYFFRGTPLLAQLFLLYYGFGQFRHFWQDINMWWLFRDSWSIALLSFTLNTAAYQAEILRGAIMNVPKGQIEGAQSLGLPKFVTFFKIILPQALIVALRPYGNEFILMIKGSAVVSIISVYDLMGETRRAFSQTYDFQAYIYAAIFYLICVEILRRLWDLIEQRLTRHLRRDNG